One region of Opitutaceae bacterium genomic DNA includes:
- a CDS encoding flagellin: MSVVINTNAAATIAANNLASSNSSLQKSLNRLSSGSKIVSPADDAGGLAVAMKLSAAARRSGAAAININNTISFLQMQDGVLKVAGKVLDRLGELKTLYADPTKNATDLANYDSEFNALQAQLSALSSETFNARSLFGTSTLTVMVTEDGNTTSSVTLAARDLSSTATGIGALVASSVANLGQLNLSDVTAALQNVATFRAQNGAEQSRLTFATELLVVNKANLEAAHSRIMDVDVAQESTQLARWSTLVQAGTAMLAQANQSTQSALRLLQ; encoded by the coding sequence ATGTCAGTCGTCATCAATACGAACGCGGCCGCAACCATTGCGGCGAACAACCTCGCGTCCTCAAACTCGAGCCTGCAGAAGAGCCTGAACCGGCTTTCCAGTGGCTCCAAGATCGTCAGCCCGGCCGATGATGCCGGTGGTCTGGCTGTCGCAATGAAACTCAGCGCCGCCGCCCGTCGATCGGGTGCCGCTGCGATCAACATAAACAACACGATCTCGTTCCTGCAGATGCAGGACGGTGTTCTCAAGGTGGCCGGCAAGGTCCTCGATCGCCTGGGCGAACTGAAAACGCTCTACGCCGATCCGACCAAGAACGCCACGGACCTGGCCAACTACGACTCGGAGTTCAATGCACTCCAGGCGCAGTTGTCGGCGTTGTCCTCCGAGACCTTCAACGCCCGCTCCCTCTTCGGCACCTCGACCCTGACGGTCATGGTCACGGAGGATGGCAACACCACGTCGTCAGTGACTCTTGCCGCGCGGGACCTTTCCAGCACGGCGACCGGCATCGGGGCGCTCGTCGCCTCGAGCGTGGCCAATCTCGGCCAGCTCAATCTTTCCGATGTTACCGCGGCCCTGCAGAACGTCGCGACATTCCGTGCGCAAAATGGCGCGGAACAGAGTCGCCTGACCTTTGCGACGGAACTGCTCGTTGTGAACAAGGCCAATCTCGAGGCCGCCCACAGCCGCATCATGGATGTGGATGTCGCCCAGGAATCCACACAACTCGCGCGCTGGAGCACGCTGGTGCAGGCGGGCACTGCGATGCTGGCGCAGGCCAACCAGAGCACGCAATCCGCCCTCCGACTCCTGCAATAG
- a CDS encoding flagellin: MSVVINTNYSATIASNNLAASNSMLQKSLNRLSSGSKIVSPADDAGGLAVSMKLAATAKRAGAVATNIGNSVSLLQTQDGALKVAGKVLDRISELKTLYADPTKNSSDLANYDSEFTALQAQLTAISSEKFNGRAMFGTSASFSVQVTEDGGTTVTLAGRDLTSTSTGVGALTASSVTNLGAVTLTDITSALQNVATFRAANGAEQSRLGFASELITVNKTNIEAANSRIIDVDVAQESTQLARWNTLVQAGTAMLAQANGSAQTALRLLS, encoded by the coding sequence ATGTCAGTTGTTATCAATACCAACTACTCCGCGACGATTGCCTCCAACAATCTCGCGGCCTCGAACAGCATGCTGCAGAAGAGCCTCAACCGGCTCTCGAGCGGCTCGAAAATCGTCTCCCCGGCCGATGACGCCGGCGGTCTCGCCGTCTCAATGAAGCTGGCGGCGACCGCCAAGCGCGCGGGCGCGGTGGCCACCAACATCGGCAACTCAGTGTCGCTGCTCCAGACCCAGGACGGCGCACTCAAGGTTGCCGGCAAGGTGCTCGACCGCATCAGCGAACTCAAGACGCTCTACGCCGATCCGACCAAGAACTCGAGCGATTTGGCCAACTATGACTCGGAGTTCACCGCTCTGCAGGCGCAGCTCACGGCCATCTCAAGCGAGAAGTTCAATGGACGGGCGATGTTTGGCACCAGCGCGTCGTTCTCGGTTCAGGTGACCGAGGATGGTGGCACGACGGTGACCCTGGCAGGGCGCGATCTCACCAGCACGTCCACCGGTGTGGGCGCCTTGACGGCCTCGTCGGTGACGAATCTGGGCGCGGTCACGCTGACCGACATCACGTCGGCTCTGCAGAACGTGGCGACCTTCCGTGCCGCCAACGGTGCGGAACAAAGCCGCCTTGGATTCGCCTCCGAACTGATCACGGTCAACAAGACGAACATTGAGGCAGCCAACAGCCGCATCATCGATGTCGACGTTGCACAGGAGTCCACGCAGCTCGCGCGATGGAACACACTTGTGCAGGCCGGCACCGCGATGCTCGCGCAGGCGAACGGTTCGGCCCAGACAGCCCTCCGTCTCCTGAGCTAA
- a CDS encoding DUF420 domain-containing protein yields the protein MLTVQDIPALNAALNATAAVLMTTGYIFIRRKRVAAHRACMLSAGFVSAVFLISYVAHKILVRGVHTPFGGEGWIRGVYYVMLLTHVLLAMAIAYLVPRTFLLALTGQIDRHRRWARWTFPIWLYVSVTGVLVYCFLYRWWPAAPPPA from the coding sequence GTGCTCACGGTACAGGACATTCCCGCACTCAACGCGGCGCTCAATGCAACCGCGGCCGTCTTGATGACGACAGGGTACATCTTCATCCGCAGGAAGCGGGTCGCCGCCCACCGGGCCTGCATGCTGTCAGCCGGATTTGTTTCAGCGGTCTTCCTCATCAGCTATGTCGCGCACAAGATCCTCGTGCGCGGCGTGCACACACCGTTTGGAGGTGAAGGATGGATACGGGGCGTGTATTACGTCATGCTGCTGACGCATGTCCTGCTTGCCATGGCGATTGCCTATCTTGTCCCGAGGACCTTCCTCCTCGCGTTGACCGGCCAGATCGACCGCCACCGCCGATGGGCGCGCTGGACCTTCCCGATCTGGCTCTACGTAAGCGTAACAGGCGTGCTGGTCTACTGCTTCCTGTATCGCTGGTGGCCTGCCGCGCCTCCGCCCGCATAA
- a CDS encoding azurin: MKSTFLLGTLFSLVLVVGCSKNESAAPAASSSAPAASASAPAAGPRVINIDASDTMKFSVTRIEATPGESLKVALHNKGTLPKEAMGHNWVLLKAGTDPIAFCTVAVTAKATDYVPASEAGKVIVHTKLLGPKEVDEVSFNAPTEPGEYPFVCSFPAHAMSGMKGVLVVK, translated from the coding sequence ATGAAATCAACATTCCTCCTCGGTACACTGTTTTCCCTGGTCCTGGTTGTGGGCTGTTCCAAGAATGAGAGCGCTGCTCCCGCTGCGTCGTCATCGGCGCCGGCTGCATCGGCCTCCGCTCCCGCCGCGGGCCCGCGCGTGATCAACATCGACGCTTCTGACACAATGAAGTTCTCCGTCACCCGGATTGAAGCCACTCCGGGGGAAAGCCTCAAGGTTGCCTTGCACAACAAGGGCACTCTTCCCAAGGAAGCCATGGGGCACAACTGGGTGCTGCTCAAGGCGGGCACGGATCCCATCGCATTCTGCACGGTCGCAGTCACAGCAAAGGCGACTGATTACGTTCCGGCGTCCGAAGCCGGCAAGGTGATCGTTCACACGAAGCTGCTCGGCCCGAAGGAAGTCGACGAGGTCAGCTTCAATGCCCCAACCGAGCCGGGTGAATATCCCTTTGTCTGTTCATTTCCGGCTCATGCCATGTCGGGCATGAAGGGTGTTCTCGTGGTCAAGTAA